In the Leptotrichia sp. oral taxon 847 genome, one interval contains:
- the asrA gene encoding anaerobic sulfite reductase subunit AsrA, with the protein MKISLDYKNFNAALSKLSKEYEIYAPIEIPYRGTFSDTPVIRYSKINKVEEICFDKKSHFSAKEIMLPITQTMFYFTGDECKMPEEQDKKYLIFLRSCDFHGVKRVDEIYLNNKFLDIYYKRVRDKVKFVVFGCPNSFENCFCVDMGTNKTDKYNLGIKVTENEVFVDIKDDEMKEFFEETQNKEKDFEMEFVEDNEIHVDIPDNIELSDIIDLDLWREYDSRCIACGKCNFVCPTCTCTTTQDVFYSENDNNGERRRVWASCHVDGFTDMAGGHSFRQRHGDRMRFKVMHKISDFKKRFGYQMCTGCGRCDDACPEYISFSNCINKLSAELKRISKEKRGEI; encoded by the coding sequence ATGAAAATAAGTTTAGATTACAAAAATTTTAATGCAGCACTTTCAAAATTGAGCAAAGAATATGAAATCTATGCTCCGATTGAAATACCGTATCGTGGAACTTTTTCTGATACGCCTGTTATCAGATATTCAAAAATAAATAAAGTGGAAGAAATTTGCTTTGATAAAAAATCACATTTTTCAGCAAAGGAAATAATGCTTCCTATAACTCAAACAATGTTCTATTTTACTGGTGATGAGTGTAAAATGCCAGAAGAACAAGATAAAAAATATTTAATATTTTTAAGAAGCTGTGATTTTCATGGAGTAAAAAGAGTGGATGAAATTTACTTAAATAACAAATTTTTAGATATTTATTACAAAAGAGTGAGAGATAAGGTTAAATTTGTTGTATTTGGTTGTCCAAATTCATTTGAAAACTGTTTTTGCGTGGATATGGGAACTAATAAAACTGATAAATATAATTTGGGGATTAAAGTTACAGAAAATGAAGTTTTTGTTGATATAAAAGACGATGAAATGAAAGAGTTTTTTGAAGAAACACAAAATAAAGAAAAAGATTTTGAAATGGAATTTGTAGAGGACAATGAAATTCATGTAGATATTCCAGACAATATTGAACTTTCTGATATTATAGATCTAGATTTATGGCGTGAGTATGACAGCCGATGTATTGCTTGTGGAAAATGTAATTTTGTTTGTCCAACTTGTACTTGTACGACAACGCAAGATGTATTTTATAGTGAAAATGACAATAATGGAGAAAGACGAAGAGTGTGGGCTTCGTGTCATGTGGATGGGTTTACAGATATGGCTGGAGGACATTCATTTAGACAAAGACATGGGGATAGAATGAGATTTAAAGTTATGCACAAAATATCTGACTTTAAAAAAAGATTTGGGTACCAGATGTGTACTGGTTGTGGACGATGTGATGACGCTTGCCCTGAATACATTTCATTCTCAAACTGCATAAATAAATTAAGTGCGGAACTAAAGAGAATTTCTAAAGAAAAAAGGGGTGAAATCTAA
- a CDS encoding transcriptional regulator, which yields MNKKLLKSKMALNGDNNRTIAEKIGITPASFSNKLNSKREFTRDEMIKIRNIYGLSNMEFLLIFFVPFVDKTEQNKI from the coding sequence ATGAATAAAAAACTTTTAAAATCAAAAATGGCATTAAATGGTGATAATAATCGTACAATAGCGGAGAAAATAGGGATTACACCCGCTTCTTTTTCAAATAAATTAAATAGTAAAAGGGAATTTACAAGGGATGAAATGATAAAAATAAGAAATATTTATGGATTATCTAATATGGAATTTCTTTTAATTTTTTTTGTTCCTTTTGTAGACAAAACGGAACAAAACAAAATTTAA
- a CDS encoding replication initiator protein A: MKRIKIDDVEKTNFYKMPKKIYEFDLKPVDRELYMLCLENWRLSVKNNWINENGEIFFYASQNKLAKQMKVSKPTIISSFKNLISKELLEAEKELGEANMYYLAELNSIEVKNFNQSKNLTGVVKKFNQYQSKNLTGVVKNFDSIKNNTLRINGERINKQELSSSEIEKNQGVENQSIENRSQLKTNTLSTKELNTYSLFMEKWNELAKGCELSLIKSFTENRKKKLSELLEKFTQEEILETMFKIKNINFLLGRTDKSNWKISFDDFLNEDKFMKIMEGSYYDKNKRTSSKEAGKTIEKNYDLW, encoded by the coding sequence ATGAAAAGAATAAAAATAGATGATGTTGAAAAAACTAATTTTTATAAAATGCCTAAAAAAATATATGAGTTTGATTTAAAACCAGTAGACAGGGAATTATATATGTTATGTCTTGAGAATTGGAGATTATCAGTAAAAAATAATTGGATAAATGAAAATGGTGAAATATTTTTTTATGCAAGCCAAAATAAATTAGCCAAACAAATGAAAGTTAGCAAACCAACCATCATAAGTTCATTTAAAAATTTAATTTCAAAAGAATTATTAGAAGCAGAAAAAGAATTGGGAGAAGCAAATATGTATTATTTGGCTGAGTTAAATAGTATAGAAGTAAAAAATTTTAACCAGTCAAAAAATTTAACTGGGGTAGTAAAAAAATTTAACCAGTACCAGTCAAAAAATTTAACTGGAGTAGTAAAAAATTTTGACTCAATAAAGAATAATACATTAAGAATAAATGGAGAAAGAATAAATAAGCAAGAATTATCTTCTTCTGAGATTGAGAAAAATCAAGGTGTTGAAAACCAAAGTATTGAAAATCGATCACAATTAAAGACTAATACATTAAGTACTAAAGAATTAAATACTTATTCTCTCTTTATGGAAAAATGGAATGAATTAGCAAAAGGATGTGAATTAAGTTTAATTAAATCTTTTACAGAGAATAGGAAGAAAAAATTATCTGAACTACTTGAGAAATTTACTCAGGAGGAAATTTTAGAAACAATGTTTAAAATAAAGAATATAAACTTTTTACTTGGAAGAACTGATAAATCAAACTGGAAAATATCATTTGATGATTTTCTTAATGAGGATAAGTTTATGAAAATAATGGAGGGAAGTTATTATGATAAAAATAAGCGAACTAGTTCAAAAGAAGCAGGAAAAACAATCGAAAAAAACTACGACCTTTGGTAA
- the asrB gene encoding anaerobic sulfite reductase subunit AsrB, whose protein sequence is MENIYLPTAHKVLLVEQTTELEWLFRVEYNGGNVNAGQFMQVSLPKVGEAPISVANFDFEKGYLDFLIRKVGKVTDEIFKLKAGDKVFLRGPYGNGFPIEKYKNKHIVMVVGGSGIAPVRPIIEYFTKHPDEMKSFKIIVGYKNYESVIFEEEFSRWRKNIEILVTLDNAQSARDLGKTEEEFHEGMVTKYIPDLKIENMDETEFIVVGPPIMMHFACLEILKLDVPLEKIWVSFERKMSCAVGKCGHCKIDETYICLEGPVFKYDKAQKLLD, encoded by the coding sequence ATGGAAAATATTTATTTGCCGACAGCGCACAAAGTTTTACTTGTGGAACAGACGACAGAGTTGGAGTGGCTTTTTCGTGTGGAATATAACGGAGGAAATGTAAACGCTGGACAATTTATGCAGGTATCTCTTCCAAAAGTTGGAGAAGCGCCAATTTCAGTTGCAAATTTTGATTTTGAAAAAGGGTATTTAGATTTTTTAATAAGAAAAGTGGGAAAAGTGACAGATGAAATTTTTAAATTAAAAGCTGGAGATAAAGTATTTTTGCGTGGACCTTATGGAAATGGTTTCCCAATTGAGAAATATAAAAATAAACATATTGTAATGGTTGTCGGTGGAAGTGGAATTGCGCCGGTTCGTCCGATTATTGAATATTTTACAAAACATCCTGATGAAATGAAATCTTTTAAAATAATTGTAGGTTATAAAAATTATGAAAGTGTGATTTTTGAAGAAGAATTTTCTCGTTGGAGAAAAAATATTGAGATTTTAGTCACTTTGGATAATGCCCAAAGTGCAAGAGATTTAGGGAAAACTGAAGAAGAATTTCATGAAGGAATGGTAACTAAATATATTCCAGATTTGAAAATTGAAAATATGGATGAAACCGAGTTTATTGTAGTGGGACCGCCAATAATGATGCACTTTGCCTGTCTTGAAATTTTGAAATTGGATGTGCCACTTGAAAAAATATGGGTTTCATTTGAGAGAAAAATGTCGTGTGCAGTTGGAAAATGTGGGCATTGTAAAATTGATGAAACGTATATCTGTTTAGAAGGACCTGTATTTAAGTATGACAAGGCACAAAAATTGTTGGATTAG
- a CDS encoding phospholipase D-like domain-containing protein yields MNYTIDDFITYYKLVLDKRISRISDFEEQIDTSSQDIIFEKLSPYVKNKRDLLDLFPDILNFRFSPTSNNYKISWISGFKVGENIKEDLSKLKFGEDFYIVSPYIGDNDFSDLSRIIMDLIKRGVRVKILTTSEMQENKKNFLKKFIKFSKNKDGYFLTFINEQMVKFQDKKINFYILDGINLHSKIYIINNTIYIGSSNFTGDGFYSKLETVHRAEFIGKSLDENVKTNFIKQIEKYKKIYNTLYTSDREDCQKIGKKIYE; encoded by the coding sequence ATGAATTATACAATTGATGATTTTATTACATATTACAAATTAGTTTTAGATAAAAGAATTTCTAGAATTTCTGATTTTGAAGAACAAATAGATACTTCTAGTCAAGATATAATTTTTGAAAAATTAAGTCCGTATGTAAAAAATAAAAGAGACCTGCTTGATTTATTCCCTGATATTTTAAATTTTCGTTTTTCTCCCACTTCAAATAATTATAAAATTAGTTGGATAAGTGGTTTTAAAGTGGGCGAAAATATAAAAGAAGATCTGAGTAAATTAAAATTTGGAGAAGATTTTTACATTGTTTCTCCATACATTGGTGATAATGATTTTTCTGATTTGTCTAGGATAATTATGGATTTGATAAAAAGAGGTGTAAGAGTAAAAATACTAACAACTTCTGAAATGCAAGAAAATAAAAAAAATTTTTTGAAGAAATTTATAAAATTTAGCAAAAATAAAGATGGATATTTCTTAACTTTTATAAACGAACAAATGGTAAAATTTCAAGATAAAAAAATAAATTTTTATATTCTTGACGGAATAAATTTACACAGTAAAATTTACATAATAAACAATACTATTTACATAGGTTCTAGTAATTTTACTGGAGATGGATTTTATTCAAAATTAGAAACTGTTCATAGAGCTGAATTTATTGGAAAAAGTTTAGATGAAAATGTCAAAACAAATTTTATAAAACAAATTGAAAAATATAAAAAAATCTATAATACTTTATATACTTCAGATAGAGAGGATTGTCAAAAAATAGGTAAAAAAATATACGAATAA
- a CDS encoding site-specific integrase, which translates to MPVFKDKERGTWFVQLWYKDIFGNNKKKKKRGFKKQSEARRWEAEFINSLSSDPEITFQNLYEEFIKDFKFRARVSTIKMRNHIITKHILPFFKDLKIKDISPKIIREWQNNLLECSYSENYLRTISQVLSSIFTYAEKFYNLQKNPYKISQSIGSNERKKVINIWTEEEFSIFIKEVKETNFSIAFKILFMCGLRVGELLALTFEDINFSKHTIDINKTVSRDIKGTTIAPPKTKNSIRTIYCPDSLIKEIEKYKNSLYDVTETDKIFCFTHDALRRRIISISKKCGLKRIRIHDFRHSHASYLLYKKVDITAISKRLGHKNVKVTLETYSHLIPKSNDYLRKILEEIDF; encoded by the coding sequence ATGCCTGTTTTTAAGGATAAAGAAAGAGGAACTTGGTTTGTCCAGTTGTGGTATAAAGATATTTTTGGAAATAATAAGAAAAAGAAAAAAAGAGGATTTAAGAAACAATCTGAAGCTAGAAGATGGGAAGCAGAATTTATAAACTCTTTGTCATCTGACCCTGAAATAACTTTTCAAAATTTATATGAAGAGTTTATTAAAGATTTTAAATTTCGTGCTAGAGTCTCTACTATAAAAATGAGGAATCATATTATTACTAAACATATTCTTCCATTTTTTAAAGATTTAAAGATTAAGGATATTTCTCCAAAAATTATAAGAGAATGGCAAAATAATTTATTAGAATGTAGTTATTCAGAAAATTACTTAAGGACAATTTCACAGGTTCTTTCTTCTATTTTTACTTATGCTGAAAAATTTTATAATTTGCAGAAAAATCCATATAAAATAAGTCAAAGCATTGGAAGTAACGAAAGAAAGAAAGTTATTAATATATGGACAGAAGAGGAGTTTTCTATTTTTATTAAGGAAGTTAAAGAAACAAATTTTTCCATTGCATTTAAAATACTATTTATGTGTGGATTAAGAGTTGGGGAATTATTAGCCTTAACGTTTGAAGATATTAATTTTTCAAAACATACTATTGACATCAATAAAACTGTTTCAAGAGATATTAAAGGAACTACTATTGCCCCACCTAAAACAAAAAATTCAATCAGAACTATATATTGTCCTGATTCTTTGATCAAGGAAATAGAGAAATATAAAAATTCACTTTATGATGTAACTGAAACAGATAAAATATTTTGTTTTACACATGATGCTCTTAGAAGAAGAATTATTTCTATTTCTAAAAAATGTGGTTTAAAACGAATCAGAATTCATGATTTTAGACATTCTCATGCTTCATATTTATTATATAAAAAAGTTGATATAACAGCTATTTCTAAAAGATTAGGACATAAAAACGTTAAAGTAACACTGGAGACTTATTCTCATTTAATCCCTAAATCAAACGACTATTTAAGAAAAATTCTGGAAGAGATTGATTTTTAA
- the asrC gene encoding sulfite reductase subunit C yields MSMDLNRKVVTKNAYRVTKDRSKAALRVRVPGGAVTAEIMGLVADIANTYGDGNVHITTRQGFEVLGINWKDIEKVNKMVQPIMEKLDINYRDKDKGYAAAGTRNVAACIGNKVCPKGAYNTTELAKKIEKVIFPNDFHFKVALTGCPNDCQKVRMHDFGIIGMAKPELDESKCVSCGMCEKKCKKLSTGAITYKNYKPVRDHDRCIGCGECVLNCPTGAWTRSPKKYYKLTIMGRTGKQNPRLAEDWLLWADEESIIKIMKNTYEYVDKYIDRSLPKEHIGYIVDRTGFDEFKKWALKGVNLPEEAIMIDRIYWGNGIKYPGIK; encoded by the coding sequence ATGAGTATGGATTTAAATAGAAAAGTTGTTACAAAAAATGCATATAGAGTGACAAAAGACAGATCAAAAGCTGCACTTCGTGTAAGAGTTCCAGGTGGAGCAGTTACAGCAGAAATAATGGGCTTAGTTGCGGACATAGCAAATACTTATGGAGATGGAAATGTGCACATTACAACTCGTCAGGGGTTTGAAGTTTTGGGAATCAATTGGAAAGACATTGAAAAAGTCAACAAAATGGTTCAGCCAATTATGGAAAAATTAGATATTAATTACAGAGATAAAGATAAAGGATATGCAGCGGCTGGGACAAGAAATGTGGCAGCTTGTATTGGAAACAAGGTTTGTCCAAAAGGAGCTTATAACACAACTGAATTAGCCAAAAAAATAGAAAAAGTGATTTTTCCAAATGATTTTCATTTCAAAGTGGCTCTAACTGGCTGCCCGAATGATTGTCAGAAAGTGAGAATGCACGATTTTGGAATAATCGGAATGGCAAAACCTGAACTTGATGAATCAAAATGTGTTTCTTGCGGAATGTGTGAGAAAAAATGTAAAAAATTATCAACAGGAGCGATTACATATAAAAATTATAAACCTGTGAGAGATCACGACAGATGCATAGGTTGCGGAGAATGCGTCTTAAACTGCCCTACAGGAGCGTGGACAAGATCGCCTAAAAAATACTATAAACTTACAATAATGGGAAGAACTGGAAAGCAAAATCCAAGACTTGCTGAAGATTGGCTTTTGTGGGCAGACGAAGAATCAATTATAAAAATTATGAAAAATACTTATGAATATGTTGACAAATATATAGATAGAAGTCTTCCAAAAGAGCATATCGGTTATATCGTAGACAGAACTGGTTTTGACGAGTTTAAAAAATGGGCGTTAAAAGGTGTCAATTTGCCTGAAGAAGCTATTATGATTGATAGAATTTACTGGGGAAATGGTATAAAATATCCTGGAATTAAATAA
- a CDS encoding ParA family protein — translation MKMISFVNPKGGAGKTTSAINIAYALKNKDKKVLLIDTDPRGAVATYLNIHNENTILQLIKEIYDNFGIIENLGKYITIKNGVDLIVSDSSMIDFDKIFPEEEHYQDVFRELRQKLQNYDYVIIDTEGTISNTVKSVLNATDYIFAPTKSSYIDMNGIVDLKSIYEIAKLSNPNIKLTKIFTVQAEVNTRIFKKSHNDLKTAFESMKDEFGKNPYSEIYIRKSSDILNSMELNKDIFSYKKTTTAGRDYKNLVYEFLQEEKKID, via the coding sequence ATGAAAATGATAAGTTTTGTAAATCCAAAGGGAGGAGCAGGGAAAACTACTTCTGCGATCAACATAGCATACGCACTAAAAAATAAAGATAAAAAAGTACTTTTAATTGATACTGATCCAAGAGGAGCGGTTGCAACATATCTTAATATTCACAATGAAAATACAATTTTACAACTTATAAAGGAAATTTATGATAATTTTGGAATAATAGAAAATTTGGGAAAATATATAACTATAAAAAATGGAGTTGATTTGATTGTATCAGATTCATCAATGATAGATTTTGATAAGATTTTTCCTGAAGAAGAACATTATCAGGATGTATTCAGAGAATTAAGACAGAAACTTCAAAATTATGATTATGTGATAATTGATACTGAAGGAACAATAAGCAATACTGTTAAGTCTGTATTAAATGCTACTGATTATATTTTCGCACCAACGAAATCAAGTTATATTGATATGAATGGAATTGTCGATTTAAAAAGTATATATGAAATTGCCAAATTAAGTAATCCTAATATTAAATTGACAAAAATTTTTACAGTTCAGGCTGAAGTAAATACAAGAATCTTTAAAAAATCACATAATGATTTAAAAACAGCTTTTGAAAGTATGAAAGATGAATTTGGTAAAAATCCATATTCTGAAATATATATAAGAAAATCGTCAGATATATTAAACAGTATGGAATTGAATAAAGATATATTCAGTTATAAAAAAACAACAACGGCAGGAAGAGATTATAAAAACTTAGTTTATGAATTTTTACAGGAAGAAAAGAAAATTGATTAG
- a CDS encoding ATP-binding protein, whose amino-acid sequence MIKISELVQKKQEKQSKKTTTFGNNEYTDEEIRVSLRLREDKIKQKISFFKRISSIPTNFEQFNFENAVVDSKQEQEVKAKLEYYCDNFKKAKNMGIGLCLVGKIGTGKTFYSLCVMNRLIEKRYKIYRTSLNSIFQRMRDTINKESKETIEEIFKNLTEADLIILDDVGVEYMTSWGKAQLFDIFNFFYEKNKCIVMTTSLEQEKFKEFMQVNDDNPILDRFSQRIKTLKFTWKSKRKEIGEKIFKEFWNEI is encoded by the coding sequence ATGATAAAAATAAGCGAACTAGTTCAAAAGAAGCAGGAAAAACAATCGAAAAAAACTACGACCTTTGGTAATAACGAGTATACAGATGAAGAAATAAGAGTAAGTCTTAGACTGAGAGAAGACAAGATTAAACAAAAAATATCATTTTTTAAAAGAATTTCAAGTATTCCTACTAACTTTGAGCAATTTAATTTTGAAAATGCAGTTGTAGATTCTAAACAGGAACAGGAAGTGAAAGCTAAACTGGAGTATTACTGTGATAATTTTAAAAAAGCAAAAAATATGGGGATTGGGTTATGTCTTGTGGGAAAAATAGGAACTGGAAAAACATTTTATTCATTGTGTGTGATGAACCGTCTTATTGAAAAACGTTATAAAATTTACAGAACATCGTTAAACAGTATTTTTCAAAGAATGAGAGATACAATTAATAAAGAGTCGAAAGAAACGATAGAGGAGATATTTAAAAACTTGACTGAGGCAGATTTAATTATTTTAGACGATGTTGGTGTTGAATATATGACAAGCTGGGGAAAAGCTCAATTATTTGATATATTTAACTTTTTTTATGAAAAAAATAAATGTATTGTGATGACAACAAGTTTAGAGCAGGAAAAATTTAAGGAATTTATGCAAGTAAATGATGATAATCCAATTTTAGACAGATTTTCGCAAAGAATAAAAACTTTAAAATTTACCTGGAAAAGCAAGAGAAAAGAAATTGGTGAAAAAATATTTAAAGAATTTTGGAATGAAATATAG
- a CDS encoding ImmA/IrrE family metallo-endopeptidase, whose amino-acid sequence MKYNYIKKRIRILMTLHNTKDIYFLCNHYKINILEGNFNIKGIFFIDTNKVNFIFLKKSLSKQEKIDILIHEFAHFILHRQILLN is encoded by the coding sequence ATGAAATATAATTACATAAAAAAACGAATAAGAATTTTAATGACTCTTCATAACACAAAAGATATTTACTTTTTGTGTAATCACTATAAAATTAACATCTTAGAAGGAAACTTCAATATAAAGGGAATATTTTTTATAGATACTAATAAAGTTAATTTCATTTTCTTAAAAAAGTCTCTATCCAAACAAGAGAAAATTGATATTTTAATTCACGAATTTGCGCATTTTATACTTCATCGACAAATTCTTTTAAATTAA
- a CDS encoding epoxyqueuosine reductase QueH, giving the protein MNRNQKINYHTILGKLIDDWKKNEIRPKILVHSCCAPCSTYVLEFLTQYADVTVLFANNNIHPRAEYKKRALVQKEFIEKFNKKTGNSVGFIEDKYKPADFYRAVKGLEGEKEGGKRCTACFQMRLDIVAKKAQELGFDYFGSALTLSPHKNSQLINTLGLEIQEIFDVKYLPSDFKKNNGYKRSVEMCAEYDVYRQCYCGCVFAALDQGIDLNEYK; this is encoded by the coding sequence ATGAACCGAAATCAAAAAATTAATTATCACACAATTTTGGGAAAATTAATAGATGATTGGAAAAAAAACGAAATCCGACCGAAAATATTGGTTCATAGCTGTTGTGCGCCGTGTAGTACTTACGTTTTGGAGTTTCTTACGCAATATGCCGATGTTACAGTACTTTTTGCCAATAATAATATTCATCCGAGAGCTGAGTATAAAAAAAGAGCTTTGGTGCAGAAGGAATTTATTGAAAAATTTAATAAAAAAACTGGAAATAGTGTGGGATTTATTGAGGACAAGTATAAACCTGCTGATTTTTATCGTGCTGTAAAAGGTTTGGAAGGCGAAAAAGAAGGTGGGAAAAGATGTACAGCTTGTTTTCAAATGAGACTTGACATAGTGGCAAAAAAGGCACAAGAATTGGGATTTGATTATTTTGGAAGTGCATTGACGCTAAGCCCACACAAAAATAGCCAACTTATAAATACATTGGGACTAGAAATACAAGAAATTTTTGATGTAAAATATTTACCATCAGATTTTAAGAAAAATAATGGTTATAAGCGTTCAGTCGAGATGTGTGCTGAATATGATGTTTATAGACAATGTTATTGCGGCTGCGTATTTGCGGCGCTGGATCAAGGAATTGATTTAAATGAATATAAATGA
- a CDS encoding helix-turn-helix domain-containing protein — protein sequence MTNKIKFKNNLRILREKKKYSLGQLSQKLDIPKTTLSRYEVGERKISSINLMKLSSFFKVSPEYLLGFEDDKKKDNIITKEQLTKDNMAFFEAKDISDEDKKEMIELLQEFYYKQKYEK from the coding sequence ATGACTAACAAGATAAAATTTAAAAATAATTTAAGAATTTTGAGAGAAAAAAAAAAATATTCTTTAGGACAACTATCACAAAAATTGGATATACCGAAAACTACTCTATCTAGATATGAGGTTGGAGAAAGAAAAATAAGTAGTATAAATTTAATGAAACTTTCAAGTTTTTTTAAAGTTTCTCCTGAATATCTTCTAGGATTTGAAGATGATAAGAAAAAAGACAATATTATTACTAAAGAGCAGCTAACTAAAGATAATATGGCTTTCTTTGAAGCAAAAGACATTAGTGATGAAGATAAAAAAGAAATGATTGAGCTATTGCAGGAATTTTATTATAAACAAAAATATGAAAAATAA